The Pyrus communis chromosome 5, drPyrComm1.1, whole genome shotgun sequence region TTGTGATAGATCCACCATGTTCAAAGGACCCCCCACTCCCATTCAGTTTGATTGGTCTCCCCTAAACTGCGTCTCAAAAATTTAGAATCTGTTTGGAACACATTCTATGCTGTCTTGTTTTCTAAGCTTTGATGCTTCTCAAGTTTTGCTATTAGAAAGCTTTCACAAACTTGCATGATATCTTACACGGTTTATATTCATCATCGATTCATTGCTATGGATAAATTCTTTCAAAGTGAGATGATCATGTTTGTACTCCAACCATCGTattctttttatcaaatttgTTCTTATAATGTGCTATGATATTCTTCTTTTCACTTAAACAGTTTTTGTCTTATGAATGTCATTCGAAGTCTGTAAATTTTTGTTACTTTTCTGCCCTATAAAACTGCACTCAATAATGTTGTGACTGACGTCTTAAATATGTTGTAGATTCCCTTCCACCTTTAAAGCTTCCAAACAGATAAACTCCGAAGCGATTTCAGCTAAAGGCTTACTGACATCTGGGATGCAGAGCCCTCCACATACTGGCACCGAACAACCTCAATCAAAAGGAGATTTGGTATGTTCATAAATTTTGGATGCATTATATAGGATCTGAAGAGGTTGTCTGGTCTtatatatttctctttttcgTTCAGTTTCTCTTCTGGCTAGGCCGAACTCCAAACCTTGACCTTTAGCCTGAAACCTAAGCCGTAAACAGGAACAGATGCACACATATTACAGGCATACGCAgatgcatattttatttttatatgttgGCAAGACACATAAAAATGCATATTTcctaacaaaaacaaagcatATTTATTCTTTTCATCATACCCTATTCTGCTTGTTGAAATATCTGACTACCATGGCCGCAAGTCGACCTTCGTcaattcatatatttatatgaaATTCCATTACAGGTTCTgtatacaaaaatattttctgcTTTGAAAATGCTTCGAACTAATCTCATTAGAGAAGCTGGTGATGGGGTCATGGCACACCACATATTTCAGTAAGGTTCTTACTCTTTTTCCTCATCCCAATAGAATAAATCTGTTCAATACTAGTTTGTATTCAGAGGAGAGAATGAAAAGTAATTTCGGAAATTTGCTACTAGTTCGGAGTTGGAATTTTTATCCCAGGGTGTCACTACGTGCCTCTATTCGTCCCTTTGACCTTAAAGATATTTCCTTATTAGTTGCCATTTTTCTCAAGTCAGGAATACGACGATTAAAAACATAAGCATCAGAATGCCTAGAACGAAGGATGAACTCCTTGAGATAAATGGCATGACCCAGTAAGTTTCAAGTTATATGGTTATCTGCTGCTACCCAAAAAACAGTACACTGAACTTCTTTGGCTTAATGCAGAATTAAGGCAGCTAGATATGGAGATCGAATACTTGAAACAATTGAAGCTGCCATAAAGGAATActtcaaaacagaaaaaaacagCAGCGGTAGCAATGACAGCAATGATATAAAGAGGAAAAGAGATGGTAACAGAGATCGGAAGGAAAATGTTGAAGATGACGACTTCAAAAGCACAGATAGATTGAAGAAAATGGCACTAAAGAAGCAGAGCAAAACTATTGAGGCCTATAGTTATGTGGAGCCAGATTACAGCGTATTCATAGATGATGAATTAGACTTATCTGGTTATGACTTTGAAGCTAATGCTCCGGATATGAAAACCAATCAGAACGGTGGCGGAAGAGTGCTGCCACGGTGGTCAACACCGGGAAATGGGCCGACATCGGTAAAATTTTATTAGGGTCAATATGGTCATACACAGCGATGTTttcttttggattgaattgggaAAATTGAGGGCAATGAGACTCCTCCGACGACCATGCATTTCCGGCTGTTGGGACAAGGTTGTTTTCCCTCTAACAGATCATGTCTTATATGCAATAGTTCTGtaaattgtaaattttgttgTATTTATGTTTGTTATCGGAAAGTTACAATGTTTGTTCAACCATATGAACTAGTATAATGTACAAATTATGAGAGTAGTGGAAGGTGGACGCCGCAGAAGGGTTCCCGCCATTGGTTCTCCGAAATGACAGCGGAGGTCGGAGGTGGGAGCTTCTGAGAACAAGCGTTGTATAAACAGCCTAAAATGATATCAGCTTATCTGATTAAAGAGACCATCTAATACATACCTTCAAGCTCTCTTCGTTTCATTTGGATCTTCTGTTCACGACTTTAGTAGAATGACATGCAAGCTCTCTACCATATTTAGCTTCTTGGACATTGATTTACTTGACGTTTGATTTGAAACGTTTACTCAACTTTTGGGTAGCCACAAGTGGAAAAAAAGGATCGAGTTCGGAGATCGTGATCACATTTTTTAGTGCAAAAGGCAAAGGCATCGAGAACTCTTTACTTGTTACAAAGATATCCTAACGTTTAACCACGTGAATCGAATATATAACATCACTGATAGTTTTATCAATCAAACATTACCAAAAAAGGTAATGCCTTCATAATTGACACGAACACCCTGCCGTCTTCTGTTAAACTAATGCAAATATATGATTTAACGAAGAAGAAAATCGTAGACACAAAAGAAGTGTTTCATGATGTTTGAAGGAGAAGGCATAGACTTAGCTCCAACCTGTCAAGCCAAGTCTGTCAGCGAGATTGTACATAACTAGTTGATCCCAGACATGGCCGAAAAGGTGCTCCCCTCCAATAGCAAATGTAAGGGCCCATGATAAGAGAAGAGCGGAAAATACCGTGAAACCAACTGCTGATCTTAAAACATCTGCAATACAACAGCCAATAAACAGAAGCTGTATAGTTAATATATAAGTTCCATAAAGCCGCACAATTACATATACTTCACGACACGATGTATTAGAAAGCTCATATTTTACCCCGCAAACAACCCAGGACATCCATTTGGTGATGCAACACTTATATTTTATCTAAGAAAACGGTGAAAAcacttgtttaaaaaaaataaaaaatgatgcgGTAGCAATAACCAAACACATCTATTTGAAAACATCATGTCAGTACTATATAGGTAGGATAGGAGAATCGGGGAGGTGAAATTATCAAGAGTATTTTCTTTTAAGTCCTATTAACATCGACTAATGGACAACTCTTCTGTATCACTTTCTGGTCCCTCCTAGGCTCCTACACAATTTGGAAGGCCAAAGCACCACCAAAGGTACGGGTTCTAACTTGGATAATTACTCATTTGAAGGTGAATACAGTTGAAACATTGTAGAGAAGGAAACCTTATTGgtgtctctctctcctcaaTGGTGTAATGTGCAAAAGTGATGCTGAATAACTTAACAGCTTACGACTCCATTGTCCGCTTGCATATTCGCTGCGGATAAGGCTATTTACGGTGACTGGATTGAATTGAAAGCTCATTGTTCTGTCTAGTTCAATCAAATAATTATCTTGGGATAATAACCCCTGAACACAACCTTCCCCGTTGATAATTATTCACCTAAATGCTCTTCCTAGCAACTGTCTCTTGAATGAAACACACCAGATAATTATTCACCAAAATGCTCTTCTAGTTAGAAATTTCAAACTAGAACTGATCGTATGGTACTTTAGATGAAAACGTTAAACAAGTGGTTAAAATAACCACtttacaacaaaaaaacataattcAATAATAGCGTGCAAAACGACCTCGAGAAAATTAAAAGTGCGCAAACTATGTCAAAAATTTCTCAGCTCCATAATTAATACTTCACCTCCTAACATAAATCATAGAACCAGATAGTAAAAGAGAAGCCAGAAACAATCAATCTGAATCGGTTCCTCACATTCAACATTCTGCAGTTTCTTTCCAATGCAGCCGGCATTCACCAACTTCCCCTCTTTTGAAATACACAGGCCAGTAAAAACTCCTTTGGACATAGAGAATGCATAAGATTCACAATTTTCTGCTAGGAGATGTTTTACAAAGTTTCGATTTCATTATGTTCGCTTATAAATGGGAGAAGCTTTGGACAAACAAGAAGGATTCAGTCGAACGACCGCGCCACAAGGTATAGTGTTCGATTAAGGTTAGTTATTTGCAGAAGTTTCCTTCCTCCTAAAATTGTAGGGTTTTTCACCAAGTCAGTTTGGGGAATTTCAGGGTATccaaaaatgaaaaccaaatgGAAGAAGCTTGAACAGCACCTAATTCCTTCACAAGTCCAAAGTAGCGACATGAAAAACTAAGGACTTATTTGGAAGTGCTGTTTGAAAGTAGAAGCGCTTTCAAATCACCGAAAGCGCTTATGACCATGtttggcataaaaaaaaaaattagaagtgCATTTTCACgaagcacttgcatttttatcaaaaattacAATGTGCTTCCAAACTCTCCATACCGAATAGAAACCTAGAATTCCAGAAATGATCTCCAAAATAATAACTGGGTTtgcttaattttcttcaatgaaCAACCAGAATACAATAATGTAGAAAAATCaattgggagagagagaggggcatACAGTGGTAAATGCGAGGGAAGGAGCGGGAGTGGCGGAGGACTGGCCAAAAGTAGAAGCAGTTGAGGGCCCAAAGCCAAGGGAGCAGGGCGAAGCCAAACTTGTAGAATCTACGCGCGTAGCTCACTGACTCTTCCTCTGACAGCCCCAGGGGGCCGTCTATGGTGGGCCACGCCGGCGACGGAGACGAAATCGGAATCGGGTTTCTTCTCGGGCTAGGGTTTAGGTTTGGGATTTCCGAGTTACTCCGTGAAGCTTCCATCTACGACAATGCCTTCTACGCCCAacactttgaagtttgaaaacGATGTCGCGTTGCTGATTGTTGATCCTTCTGGTATTGGCTGGTGTTGGGGAAGAAAGGTAACCAAGATATGAAATGAACCGGTCCTGCAGGCAGCCTTGCTGTTGCTTTCCCCGTTCTTACATTTCAGGGAAGAATTgaaaaaatgagtttttttttttttttttaatatgtctGGAATACGGAATAATATACTACGTatttatatataagtaataagatttttgtattaaaaaattaataatataaaaaataaaattttcaacatttatataataatatgtgGTGTACTAATTATGTTATGAGTATAAGAAAAAATTGCTCCTTTTTAGGACCTAGATGACACGGTTGACAGTCACGCGATCCTTCATGCTAACAATGCAAGGGTATATCCGTAtatgttaggtttttttttttttttttcttcttcctcttctttcttcttcttacatATTCTTTTGCTATTGGCACATGACGTAATTAAAATAGTAAATATGTGGCACACAAGTTGCTCATTTTTCAGTGATGTATTTTTGTTCATCATCTTATTTTTTACTGTtcaatgaatttgaattttgatatttatatcTATTATTGTATTAAAATCATCTAATAAAGATAAATAGGTTAGTAAATATCACAATCATTTGAAGATGGTAAACACAAACACGTTGACAACTTTTCATATTGTTAAGAACGTTTATGTATGATAGGGACaaaaaaatcgaaaatagaGACTTTTTGGGGGGTTTGAAGTAAAAATAAAGGGTAATGTTGatgaaactaaatttgtagataaaattttataaaataaatgatatgaaagttgatgatttaattattatttaaccgTTAATTAACATGTCCATTCTTATTGATgatacattatttaattttcaaattttatctataaatttagtttcctaatattaccaaaaataaataatcttaATAATAAAGATAGTGTCCTTATAACAATAAATTATATATCCTTAACGATAAAAAAAGTTGTCTAAAGAATTTTTGaataacaaaattcaaaaataagttTTCTGAAGGGCTTTTTactaattttctaatttttatacaTACATGATTACATAAACAAATGGAAGGGTTTTACAATTGGGCATAAAATAAACAAGTCACTCTTTACAAAATGTATGGAGTAATAAAAATCTCTAGATTTTCCAACCATTGCCGGGCGCTGCATTGCGCGAAATCCATTAGCATCCCTACTTCTGTTCAGAAGTACCTCCTTCAAACTTGCGCAACGTGGACGTCCGCGCAAGGTTGGGAATTTGGTCCATGCAGAGAGTCCGACTGCAATGCCAGAACCGGTAGTCACTGGTGTGATAGAAGAAGCCAGAAGGTTCATTTGATGCCGGCTATCTTCTCACTATTAGGGCTGGAGACACTGACATTGAGAAGGTTCATTTGAACCTTCACGTCACATCCGTCCCTTGATCTGCCCGTAAATCCTTGGAGAAGGCTACCGAAGCTATGCACCCAAAATCCCAGCGAGATTTTGGGAGAGAGACTTTTCGATCTGAATCGAAGCTCGCAGCTATTCGAAAGGAAGCACAAAGACAAGGCTTCCATTTCATTTCTCGGCCTTAAATCGAGGATGCCATATCCGACCGATAAGACAATGCTTCGATTCATAAGTTTTATGCTCCCTCCGGTTCAGAATCGGCATGAACCTGGTTgatcaaaagaaacaaaaaaaactaaatccaTAAATTAACAACAGCCCTAATCACAACCAACTGATTAGCCTCTCTCGACCTCTCATATCAATCTGTAAAAAATATCAAACATCTAATAAAAACACAAAGGAGATGGAATCTCAAAAAATACATATGCACCGATTCGATCCAGAACAAATACCACTATTCAGTTATATATTTGTAAAAATTCTAACCATGATCCGATGATTCAGATTCAGAGACCAGAACACTAAACCAACGGAAATGAATCAAACCCTAAATTTAGGAAAATTACCTCTGGCTAATAACTCTGGTAAATCATGGATTCGATCGATTGTTGACAGGACAGCCATCACCAGGCTCTCGTCATAGTCAGGATCATCATCGTCGAAGTCGCCATCTCCCCTTTGGGCTTCGGCAGCCATTTCAGACAACTCTCCACCAAACACGCCGTAACAGCTATTTATCtcgtgtttgtttgtttttccacACACATGACACAGACAGCAGCGTCTtctgtatttatagggataatAGATGATTCCAGAAGGACGTTAGGGTTATAGGTAGTAGGGATTTTGATCTTATCGAGTCTCATTAGTGTGTGcgtttctctcctctcttcttttttttttttatcatttttttttttgttaattagttacatattttttttgttattttaattcaaTAGCGCTCTAATACATAAAAATACCGAGTTGcggttttttttccttctctatGGTACAAAAATCAATGACTTTATTAGGGATGATTAGGATAATTGAATAACTACACTTGTTTCTGTTATTCTCTCTAATAGAGAAAATCCCGAAAAGTTCAATGAAACTAACTTCAAGAGAGAACGACAGAGATAAGGTAACTTTTGCTCACTCGCTAGCCAACTCCATTTTGAGATTATTGCTAGAGAACCACTGGGTTGCCTTCCTATTGGCTTAGCTTGTAGGTTATTTGGATATTGATTAGAGGATTGATGGATTGGTTGTTTTTCATAAACAAAAGCGTAACTTACTATGCATATACTTCCTTTAGTAACTTGTTAAAAAGACGTGTTCGTATGCATGTACTTTCTTTATTAACTTGTTAAAATGACGCACCTATCCATGCATATCTCACCGTTgactttttctttgttaactTACGAAAAGAACGTATCAATCAATTCACGTAATCTcaccattatttttcttttatgaattTAGTTAAAGAATGAGAGTGTATTCATGCACATAGtcgcaccttttttttttcatttatatcaTTTAAATTGTGTATAATGCAAGTAGTGGATTCACTTTGGTCGATAAGACATTTGTGATGATAGTGCCTATAGATGCATAAAGTTGTTGGAGTGAATGCACCAGTCATATTAAAACATTTTAACAGCACCAAAAAaccaatttaaaataaatgtgACATTTATACTAAGGGGAGGAAGAGTTTCTAAACCAGGAACTAGTGGTTGAAGAAGAATGCCCCAAACACCAGGTTGAATGAAGGAATTGAAGACCATAAAAGAACATACACAAGTCATGAATTCTTATAGTTTAGACTTCCTTTTACAAAATGTACGGATAATCAACAAACTCTACAAATCTAGACTAGCTCTGACTCATCCCTTTACAAAATTTGAGGTAGGATCAAATTGTTGGGGCTTAAAAAGAGTTCACTACTTTGGAGATGTTTGTCTCACAAAGAATAATGTAATGTAGTGGAATtgataggcaagagaaagaaagaatactCGAAGTTTTAcacaaaatttttattcactCACAAACTTAGTACAAGAGGAAACACTTAAACACTCTTATAAGCTTTGTTGCGTCTTCTCACTTCTCACTTGGCACTCTCACTTCTCACTACTTGCTCTCTTGGTTGTTACATCACATAGCTTAGCACCTCACCTTTTTATACATAAGGTTTTCCAACTTTGGCATCGCTAAAACTTTCTAGCTAATGCTTAACAACCACACATTTTTACACTAGATCTTTCTACAAAAAGCCTTAGATATTTATGCATGCcttccaccaacttgaactttgctagaaCTCTTTAGCATGTGCATAGATCTTTCTTTGTATATGGGCCGGATCAATTGTCTTGGGCcaagacaagattacaattcaacaCAAATTAGTATCATATATTTTCTACATCTTGCTttacaaaaaatataacaacATCTAATCTACATATATATTTCAAATCCAGATGACGATCTTCCTTCGTATTCAATCATCAATCTCACTGGTACAGAAACGCCACCACACCAGGTTGGGTATGCATGCTACCGAAGGTGGTCAGTTTATGCTcctgtatatatgtatatagcaAAAGAAATTCCAAGTCATGcaacaaaaacttgaaaacgAAAAAAAGTTTAGACATCAACAATCACATAGTACATTTCTTGGTCTCAGGATGACATATCCGACTGAGATGATGATGCCTCGGTTTATATCTTCTGCGTACCCCTTCAGAATCGGCATAAACCTGGTTTCAACAAAAGAGAATAAATATACATTGATTTGATCCATAACAAAATACCAGTTTTCAgttatatttttgtaaaaatgttaATAAATTACAGATATGATCCGATGATTCAGATCCAGCGACCAAAACATCAGAAACAACAATAAATTAATGGAAATGAATGAAACCCTAAAACGATTAAGGGATGTTAGGTTAGGAAAATCACCTCTGGCAAATAGCCCTGGTAAATCATGGATGCGATCGGTTTGAGAATCATCATCAGGCTCTCTACACCATTAggatcatcatcttcatcctcaCCTTGGGCTTTGGCAGCCACGGCTGATCTCCAACCCATCAGAGATATTCTCTACCCTAAGACGCCGTGTGTTGTAAGAGCTATATCGTATAACTCGTGTTTGTTTGTCCACACACTGCTTCTTCACTCAATTTATAGGGGCAGTAGATGATTCCAGAAGGACACTATAGGGTTGGTAGGAATTTTGATATTATCTTACTCCAGATATTGCTCCACTCTTTATCCGACGAGTGTGAGCGTCTAGTTGTtctagttttcatttttatttattgttgattacattttttttatgatttcaaaacctaaaaatacgaaggtaaaacaaaacaatgtgttttaaaagaagaaaatgtgtATTTGGATTGTTGtgttaaattataaaaaaaaaaaaaaaaaaaaaaaccgacaacaaagggaaaaaaaaaaaaaaaggatatccAGATCATTAATGTAAATGAAACTCTCTATACATTCTTATGGACATATTTACGAATCTACGTtcttttagtaaattaaaagaaaaagaaaaagttaacgGTGAGATTACGTGCATGCATGGATATATAGATTTTTTTAGTAACTGAAAAAAGAAATAGTTAACAGTAGTATTACATTGACAGAAATGTGTGTTCTATCAAATTAATGAATGGACTACGTGCATGGTTAgttatgtttttctttattaaaaCCCCATTAAAAGTCAAAACTTTTTTTCAAATACAAATATCAGAGATGTACATAATAACAATCATTTGGATATTGATGGATTAGTTGTttttcataaacaaaaacagaacTTACCATGCAAATACTTCTTTCATTAACTTATTAATAAGACGCATATATTCATGCACGTAATTGATCTCACCATTGACTTTTCCCCTTTGTTAACTTACGAAACGAATGTCCATATCCATGCACGTACGTAATCTCGCTCTTAAATTTTTCTTGATAAACTTACTTAAAGAATGTGCACATTTATGCATGTAGCCAAACTCATATCTTTTTCATTTGTATCATTTAAATTTTGGATAATGTAAGTGGTGGATTTGCTCTATAATGGATAGAGTATTCATTTTTAACTCACTGCGTTCTAGGTATAAACTCTCTTGCTCCTTCTAATTGAGATAAATTTAGTATAAATTAGCTTTCATGAAATCTCACAATGCCAAATGAGGTCTCTGATAGCTCAAGACCTTTATTTCAGTTAAGTCGTTTTGCTAGGATATGTATTTACCATTAACGATGGATAGTGCTTATAGATGCATAAAATTGTTGGAGTGAATaattcaccaccaccatcatatTAAAACATTTTAACAAAGGAAAAAAGCTAATCTGCaacataaatatatgatatttatactaagaggaGAAGAAGTTTTGAATCAGGAACGTAGTGGGTTGAACAAGAATACCCCAAACACTTCA contains the following coding sequences:
- the LOC137733771 gene encoding probable gamma-secretase subunit PEN-2, translated to MEASRSNSEIPNLNPSPRRNPIPISSPSPAWPTIDGPLGLSEEESVSYARRFYKFGFALLPWLWALNCFYFWPVLRHSRSFPRIYHYVLRSAVGFTVFSALLLSWALTFAIGGEHLFGHVWDQLVMYNLADRLGLTGWS